From one Larimichthys crocea isolate SSNF chromosome XVIII, L_crocea_2.0, whole genome shotgun sequence genomic stretch:
- the cracdla gene encoding uncharacterized protein KIAA1211 isoform X2 — translation MESFYGDAEESTEDIPGRKKSKFKSLKTRLFGRSKRAGGEEDAKLSQSASDITAEKDLGSEEDLACSQGMMGSRALSHDSIFLADQVLTDADPARVLSQENVHSKIKALQTKLQLQKLHFGPPPMVLPTKRPEDESHSEDDGLPRSPTEVSRGDVTTQGTLTKTRPLSPVPKPAPTKPLPLIPSHPSPPSLSSNSSVVELPLDFSSPAQFTPCLDTSAARHRMSVKPKNQRASTKRRLATTDSKSLSDVLNNIDHNESVKVEEQQRITQEEVALETEQVEAAAPITSQHLPSKSPDVEPITPEAASKSSSLTFPQQDQALPGRVSSVLRVKPHRAADVLSSERPHSSYIPSELQDKREEGFEIQVMSHDKRKTAAVMTEVSSAFGSGVHQQVQVETENTRGIRRPTPGSGSFYSPITTAKNQDGERPRSGSFVGVLEQTEARHKLEDKPFASFREKPEPRGPSVAVGRLRQDGAPAKSSGLPWDRKDSLTKVESVTPSKNITTDTGAVKEVGSSHEVEEAAEAQEVEEDEGKRAFGIKLRSTSQSMKFRPDVSSNLNSKPPASEEPCDKQKRQETNDSASFTCKKLSTNIFGTTSTSGDLRQSDPAPSSFSLPVKHNPPSICLPPVMPAEPQTTSTNPKEVEASLTAPQEPTPAAQSTPPEVSWMSLAMEKTRSLQQLLARRLPRDFTGVQTVTRPQAQAQTTNQAETVTVKSTTPVETANQASIDVVKAETVQSRSPAQTVKPSLIAMQQKSTASPVQSNTSREPQTSKQTNELQSHPNTPQSASQSASMQTNRWTTQPPLQSSVQTEASPQFAQGSVPQSLAQSYLSSGQQQPPWSNRGVPPATQLKPTTSVSTTSSARAPPPVYALAKGEREPSVVQEKDGGSLSGRGAVWAGSVSGKAAFLEKRAEWTTPPGNKGR, via the exons GACGTAAAAAGTCCAAGTTCAAGTCTCTGAAAACTCGTCTCTTCGGGAGGAGTAAGAGAGCAGGTGGAGAGGAAGACGCCAaactcagtcagtcagccagtgacatcacagcagaGAAGGACCTCGGATCAGAGGAAGACTTGGC aTGCTCCCAGGGGATGATGGGATCACGGGCATTGTCCCATGACAGCATTTTTCTGGCTGATCAGGTCCTGACAGACGCTGATCCAGCCAGAGTCTTATCCCAGGAGAATGTGCACAGCAAGATTAAAGCTCTGCAG ACGAAGCTTCAGCTGCAGAAGTTGCATTTCGGGCCACCGCCTATGGTTCTGCCCACCAAACGACCAGAGGATGAAAGCCACTCCGAGGACGACGGACTTCCCCGTAGCCCCACTGAGGTCTCCAGAGGTGACGTCACAACCCAGGGAACCCTCACCAAG ACCCGTCCACTCTCACCTGTCCCCAAACCTGCACCTACCAAACCTCTGCCCCTGATTCCCTCCCATCCTTcgcctccttctctctcctccaatTCTTCTGTTGTTGAGCTCCCGCTGGACTTCAGCTCTCCAGCTCAGTTCACCCCCTGCCTGGACACCTCTGCTGCACGCCACCGGATGTCTGTCAAGCCGAAAAACCAGAGAGCCAGCACCAAGAGGAGACTCGCTACA ACCGACTCTAAGTCTCTCTCAGATGTCCTGAACAACATCGACCACAATGAGTCTGTGAAAGTAGAAGAGCAGCAGCGTATTACTCAAGAGGAGGTGGCATTAGAAACAGAACAAGTAGAGGCCGCCGCTCCTATTACATCCCAGCACCTTCCTTCAAAATCCCCAGATGTGGAACCAATCACTCCAGAGGCAGCATCCAAATCATCCAGCCTAACTTTTCCCCAACAGGACCAGGCTCTTCCTGGGAGAGTGTCCTCTGTACTTAGAGTTAAGCCCCACAGAGCGGCTGATGTATTGTCCAGTGAGCGGCCACACTCGTCTTATATACCATCAGAACTGCAGGACAAACGAGAGGAGGGGTTTGAGATACAAGTAATGTCCCATGACAAGAgaaaaactgctgctgtgatgaCTGAAGTTTCCTCTGCCTTTGGCTCAGGGGTTCATCAGCAGGTTCAAGTGGAGACGGAAAACACAAGAGGAATAAGAAGACCCACCCCGGGATCTGGATCCTTCTATTCCCCCATCACCACTGCCAAAAACCAAGATGGAGAAAGACCCCGATCGGGCAGTTTTGTGGGAGTGCTCGAACAGACTGAAGCCAGGCACAAACTGGAGGATAAACCCTTTGCAAGCTTCAGGGAAAAGCCAGAGCCAAGAGGGCCCTCTGTCGCTGTGGGAAGACTTAGACAAGATGGAGCTCCAGCCAAAAGTTCAGGTCTTCCATGGGACAGGAAGGACAGCCTCACAAAGGTGGAATCAGTGACGCCGTCTAAAAATATAACCACAGATACAGGCGCTGTCAAGGAGGTGGGGAGCAGCCACGAGGTGGAAGAGGCGGCAGAAGCGCAGGAGGTCGAGGAGGACGAAGGGAAGAGGGCGTTTGGTATTAAACTGCGCTCCACGTCTCAATCGATGAAATTTCGTCCCGACGTCTCCTCTAACCTTAACTCAAAGCCCCCGGCGAGTGAGGAGCCAtgtgacaaacagaaaagacaggaaacaaatgaTAGTGCCAGCTTCACGTGTAAAAAACTGTCAACAAACATCTTTGGTACAACGTCCACCTCTGGAGACCTGCGACAGTCAG ATCCAGCCCCATCTAGCTTCTCCCTTCCAGTCAAGCATAACCCGCCATCGATTTGTCTTCCTCCCGTCATGCCAGCAGAACCCCAAACAACCTCCACGAACCCTAAAGAAGTTGAAGCTTCCCTCACAGCGCCTCAGGAGCCCACACCTGCCGCACAATCGACCCCACCTGAGGTGTCCTGGATGAGCTTGGCGATGGAAAAGACCAGAAGCCTCCAACAGCTTCTTGCTAGAAGATTACCCAGAGATTTTACAGGCGTGCAGACAGTGACTCGACCTCAAGCGCAAGCGCAGACGACAAATCAAGCGGAGACGGTGACTGTAAAAAGTACAACACCAGTAGAGACTGCAAATCAAGCATCCATTGATGTAGTCAAAGCAGAAACAGTGCAAAGTAGAAGTCCAGCACAGACTGTCAAACCGTCGCTTATAGCAATGCAACAGAAGTCAACGGCATCTCCTGTTCAGTCAAACACCTCTAGAGAACCACAGACATCAAAACAAACCAATGAACTCCAGTCACATCCAAATACACCTCAGTCCGCCTCACAGTCTGCGTCCATGCAGACTAACCGATGGACAACCCAGCCTCCCTTGCAGTCTTCTGTACAAACAGAGGCCTCGCCTCAGTTTGCACAAGGGAGTGTCCCACAATCTCTTGCACAATCTTATCTTTCCTCGGGCCAGCAGCAACCACCCTGGAGCAATCGAGGTGTTCCCCCCGCCACCCAGCTCAAGCCCACAACTTCAGTTTCCACCACATCATCAGCTCGAGCTCCTCCTCCAGTTTATGCCTTGGCAAAAGGGGAAAGGGAACCGAGCGTAGTGCAGGAAAAGGACGGTGGATCTCTGTCAGGAAGAGGGGCCGTTTGGGCCGGGTCAGTAAGCGGGAAGGCTGCTTTTTTGGAGAAAAGGGCAGAGTGGACCACTCCACCTGGAAACAAGGGg AGGTGA
- the cracdla gene encoding uncharacterized protein KIAA1211 isoform X1 — translation MESFYGDAEESTEDIPGRKKSKFKSLKTRLFGRSKRAGGEEDAKLSQSASDITAEKDLGSEEDLACSQGMMGSRALSHDSIFLADQVLTDADPARVLSQENVHSKIKALQTKLQLQKLHFGPPPMVLPTKRPEDESHSEDDGLPRSPTEVSRGDVTTQGTLTKTRPLSPVPKPAPTKPLPLIPSHPSPPSLSSNSSVVELPLDFSSPAQFTPCLDTSAARHRMSVKPKNQRASTKRRLATTDSKSLSDVLNNIDHNESVKVEEQQRITQEEVALETEQVEAAAPITSQHLPSKSPDVEPITPEAASKSSSLTFPQQDQALPGRVSSVLRVKPHRAADVLSSERPHSSYIPSELQDKREEGFEIQVMSHDKRKTAAVMTEVSSAFGSGVHQQVQVETENTRGIRRPTPGSGSFYSPITTAKNQDGERPRSGSFVGVLEQTEARHKLEDKPFASFREKPEPRGPSVAVGRLRQDGAPAKSSGLPWDRKDSLTKVESVTPSKNITTDTGAVKEVGSSHEVEEAAEAQEVEEDEGKRAFGIKLRSTSQSMKFRPDVSSNLNSKPPASEEPCDKQKRQETNDSASFTCKKLSTNIFGTTSTSGDLRQSDPAPSSFSLPVKHNPPSICLPPVMPAEPQTTSTNPKEVEASLTAPQEPTPAAQSTPPEVSWMSLAMEKTRSLQQLLARRLPRDFTGVQTVTRPQAQAQTTNQAETVTVKSTTPVETANQASIDVVKAETVQSRSPAQTVKPSLIAMQQKSTASPVQSNTSREPQTSKQTNELQSHPNTPQSASQSASMQTNRWTTQPPLQSSVQTEASPQFAQGSVPQSLAQSYLSSGQQQPPWSNRGVPPATQLKPTTSVSTTSSARAPPPVYALAKGEREPSVVQEKDGGSLSGRGAVWAGSVSGKAAFLEKRAEWTTPPGNKGVEVKKARTEAQTSGESAATAKTTPLSKDTQPEGRPGLKPAESSPTKIPDRPREDKWLLKNTPSSSLPSSSSPTMPSALQSMSDSSQPSWMELAKRKSRAWNDKAMD, via the exons GACGTAAAAAGTCCAAGTTCAAGTCTCTGAAAACTCGTCTCTTCGGGAGGAGTAAGAGAGCAGGTGGAGAGGAAGACGCCAaactcagtcagtcagccagtgacatcacagcagaGAAGGACCTCGGATCAGAGGAAGACTTGGC aTGCTCCCAGGGGATGATGGGATCACGGGCATTGTCCCATGACAGCATTTTTCTGGCTGATCAGGTCCTGACAGACGCTGATCCAGCCAGAGTCTTATCCCAGGAGAATGTGCACAGCAAGATTAAAGCTCTGCAG ACGAAGCTTCAGCTGCAGAAGTTGCATTTCGGGCCACCGCCTATGGTTCTGCCCACCAAACGACCAGAGGATGAAAGCCACTCCGAGGACGACGGACTTCCCCGTAGCCCCACTGAGGTCTCCAGAGGTGACGTCACAACCCAGGGAACCCTCACCAAG ACCCGTCCACTCTCACCTGTCCCCAAACCTGCACCTACCAAACCTCTGCCCCTGATTCCCTCCCATCCTTcgcctccttctctctcctccaatTCTTCTGTTGTTGAGCTCCCGCTGGACTTCAGCTCTCCAGCTCAGTTCACCCCCTGCCTGGACACCTCTGCTGCACGCCACCGGATGTCTGTCAAGCCGAAAAACCAGAGAGCCAGCACCAAGAGGAGACTCGCTACA ACCGACTCTAAGTCTCTCTCAGATGTCCTGAACAACATCGACCACAATGAGTCTGTGAAAGTAGAAGAGCAGCAGCGTATTACTCAAGAGGAGGTGGCATTAGAAACAGAACAAGTAGAGGCCGCCGCTCCTATTACATCCCAGCACCTTCCTTCAAAATCCCCAGATGTGGAACCAATCACTCCAGAGGCAGCATCCAAATCATCCAGCCTAACTTTTCCCCAACAGGACCAGGCTCTTCCTGGGAGAGTGTCCTCTGTACTTAGAGTTAAGCCCCACAGAGCGGCTGATGTATTGTCCAGTGAGCGGCCACACTCGTCTTATATACCATCAGAACTGCAGGACAAACGAGAGGAGGGGTTTGAGATACAAGTAATGTCCCATGACAAGAgaaaaactgctgctgtgatgaCTGAAGTTTCCTCTGCCTTTGGCTCAGGGGTTCATCAGCAGGTTCAAGTGGAGACGGAAAACACAAGAGGAATAAGAAGACCCACCCCGGGATCTGGATCCTTCTATTCCCCCATCACCACTGCCAAAAACCAAGATGGAGAAAGACCCCGATCGGGCAGTTTTGTGGGAGTGCTCGAACAGACTGAAGCCAGGCACAAACTGGAGGATAAACCCTTTGCAAGCTTCAGGGAAAAGCCAGAGCCAAGAGGGCCCTCTGTCGCTGTGGGAAGACTTAGACAAGATGGAGCTCCAGCCAAAAGTTCAGGTCTTCCATGGGACAGGAAGGACAGCCTCACAAAGGTGGAATCAGTGACGCCGTCTAAAAATATAACCACAGATACAGGCGCTGTCAAGGAGGTGGGGAGCAGCCACGAGGTGGAAGAGGCGGCAGAAGCGCAGGAGGTCGAGGAGGACGAAGGGAAGAGGGCGTTTGGTATTAAACTGCGCTCCACGTCTCAATCGATGAAATTTCGTCCCGACGTCTCCTCTAACCTTAACTCAAAGCCCCCGGCGAGTGAGGAGCCAtgtgacaaacagaaaagacaggaaacaaatgaTAGTGCCAGCTTCACGTGTAAAAAACTGTCAACAAACATCTTTGGTACAACGTCCACCTCTGGAGACCTGCGACAGTCAG ATCCAGCCCCATCTAGCTTCTCCCTTCCAGTCAAGCATAACCCGCCATCGATTTGTCTTCCTCCCGTCATGCCAGCAGAACCCCAAACAACCTCCACGAACCCTAAAGAAGTTGAAGCTTCCCTCACAGCGCCTCAGGAGCCCACACCTGCCGCACAATCGACCCCACCTGAGGTGTCCTGGATGAGCTTGGCGATGGAAAAGACCAGAAGCCTCCAACAGCTTCTTGCTAGAAGATTACCCAGAGATTTTACAGGCGTGCAGACAGTGACTCGACCTCAAGCGCAAGCGCAGACGACAAATCAAGCGGAGACGGTGACTGTAAAAAGTACAACACCAGTAGAGACTGCAAATCAAGCATCCATTGATGTAGTCAAAGCAGAAACAGTGCAAAGTAGAAGTCCAGCACAGACTGTCAAACCGTCGCTTATAGCAATGCAACAGAAGTCAACGGCATCTCCTGTTCAGTCAAACACCTCTAGAGAACCACAGACATCAAAACAAACCAATGAACTCCAGTCACATCCAAATACACCTCAGTCCGCCTCACAGTCTGCGTCCATGCAGACTAACCGATGGACAACCCAGCCTCCCTTGCAGTCTTCTGTACAAACAGAGGCCTCGCCTCAGTTTGCACAAGGGAGTGTCCCACAATCTCTTGCACAATCTTATCTTTCCTCGGGCCAGCAGCAACCACCCTGGAGCAATCGAGGTGTTCCCCCCGCCACCCAGCTCAAGCCCACAACTTCAGTTTCCACCACATCATCAGCTCGAGCTCCTCCTCCAGTTTATGCCTTGGCAAAAGGGGAAAGGGAACCGAGCGTAGTGCAGGAAAAGGACGGTGGATCTCTGTCAGGAAGAGGGGCCGTTTGGGCCGGGTCAGTAAGCGGGAAGGCTGCTTTTTTGGAGAAAAGGGCAGAGTGGACCACTCCACCTGGAAACAAGGGg GTAGAGGTGAAGAAAGCTCGAACAGAAGCCCAGACATCAGGTGAATCCGCCGCCACAGCCAAAACCACGCCTCTAAGCAAAGACACACAACCAGAAGGAAGACCAGGGCTGAAACCAGCAG agtcAAGCCCCACCAAGATTCCAGACAGGCCCCGTGAGGACAAATGGCTGCTGAAAAATACGCCATCGTCTTCATTGCCCTCGTCGTCGTCGCCCACGATGCCGTCAGCTTTGCAGTCCATGTCCGACAGCAGCCAGCCGTCCTGGATGGAActggcaaaaagaaaatcaagggCCTGGAATGATAAGGCCATGGACTGA